Genomic segment of Myxococcus stipitatus:
CCAGAGCGCCATGGCCGCGTCGTTCCCGCCAAAGGAGATGTAGCCATGGCCCATGGGATTCTGTCGCTCGACGCCATTGGCGCCGTTGATGCTCCAGACGATGGGCGCGCCCAACAGCTCGCAGAGCTGGGTCGTGAGGCGCCCGGCCCGGGGGACACGCGCCAGCTCCTCCCCCGCGAGGATGACGACCCGACGTCCGTCATCGACGGCGTCCCGGAACGTCTCCACGAACTCGCGCATCCGAGCCGCGTCGGGCGCCAGGGGGTGGAGGGCGGAGAACGCCCCGGACTCCACGCCCGTCTGCTGGTTGAGCGCCATGGGCTCGATGACGAGCACCACGGGCTTGGAGCGCTGGAGCCGCCGCTGGGCCTGCAGGAGCAGCGCAACGAGCGTCGAGGGCTCATCGAGCAGGAACACCCCGCCGGGAAGCTCCGCCTTGAGCTGGTCGACGATGTTGTTGCCATGCACGGACGTGTCCTGGAGCGGGCACAGCCCATGGCTCGCGGCGGACGCCAGCGGCACCAGGAACACCGCGGGAATGTCATGCAGCTTGGCGTCGCTCAAGCCGCAGGACAGGAGCTTCGTCGCCGCCCCCGTCGTGGCCACACAGCACCCCAGCGCCCCTGTCGCCAGGTAGCTTCCCAACGGCACGAAGCCCGCGGCGTACTCTCCCAGCGAGAAGAACCGCGGCCCGTCCTTCGATGACGGCGCCGCCTCACGCGGGTAGGGCTCCATGTGGCGGAGCAGATGCAGGAGCCCACCGCCCGTGACTCCCGTGCAGGTGGTGATGCCCCATGCGGTGAAAGCGTCGAACAACGCCTCGTATCCCGTCAAACCGCTTGCTGCTGTGTTCATGCCGGCGCGATATGCGGCGCCTCGCAAAACCAATCAACCCAGGTCTTTCTGGCATTGTTGCAGGCTGCATCAACGATTGCGGGCGACGACATGGACAGGCATCCGCCCCGGTCGCGGGGCATGCAACGCGATGCAAGGGAATGCTCGTAGACCGGCGTCATGCGCGCTGAAGCGGCGCCACTCGGACGGAGAAGGAAGCCACGCGGGAGTGCTCCGTCAGGAGTATCAGCGGGTGTCCTCCAGGAGAAGGGGCCCTGTCTGTCTTGACACGTCACGGGCCGGACACCGGGCTGGTACAGGAGCGCGGTGTGGGCTGCGGGCCATGCGATGGCGATTGTGTTCCAGCGACCAGTCTGGCCCCGCCTTCCCTCTCGCGCCTGTTCGCGTGCACAATCCAGACGTCCACCCACCCTCCCAAGGAGTACCCCATCCACCTCCTCGAGCAGTTCGAGCAGCACGTGAGGCGCCGCACGGCTCCCCATGACCCCGCCTGGCGCTACGAGCAGGGTGAGGGAGTCGTGCGTGCGCTGGGCCCTTCACCGTCGCCCTTCGACAACTCGGTGTGCTGGGCGGACACGGACGAAGGGAACGCCGACGGGGTCATCCAGGCGCAAGTGGAGCACTTCCGCGCGTTGGGGCGCGCGTTCATGTGGAAGGTCTACGACCAGGATGCACCGGATGACCTCGAGGCCCGGCTGCTCCGCGCGGGCTTCCAGGTCGAGTCCCGGGTGTCCCTGGCCGTGTTCGACACCGCCTGCCCGCTGCCTCCGGCCTCGACCCGGGGGGGCGTGGAGCTCCGGCGCGTGGAGTCCGCCTCGGGGCTCCGGGCGGCCATGGAGGTCCAGGAGGTTGTCTGGAAGCAGGACTGCCAATGGCTGCTCCAATCCCTGACCGAGGAGCTGCGAACCCAGCCGGAGCTGCTGCGCGTCTTCGTGGGCTGGGCGGGAGAAAAGCCCGTGTGCTCGAGCTGGCTCCGCATCGACGAGGGAACCCCCTTCGCGAGCCTCTGGGGTGGCTCGGTCCACCCGGACTTCCGAGGCCAGGGCCTCTATCGCGCCATGGTGGCGGCACGCGCCGAGGAGGCTCGCCAGCGCGGCATCACCTACCTCCATGTCGAGGCAGGTGACATGAGCCGCCCCATCCTGGAGCGCCTGGGGTTCCAGGTGCTCTCGCGGGTCGCCCGGTGCATCTATCGGCCACCGGGCATCCCGTGAGGCGTGGGGCTCACGGCCCGGGCTTGAAGCCCAGCACCTGCACCGTGGTGCTCGGGCCTTGGTGGAAGCGCCCCTCGGAGACCTCGCGGTCGACCTCCACGCAGCGCTCCAGGCGCAGGCCCGCGAGCTCCGCCCGCAGGGCCTGGGGTGTCATCAGCAGCGACACGTCCGACGGGCCGCCCTTCCCTGGCCGCTCGAGCTGGCGCGGCGTGTAGGCCTCGAGCACGAAGGCGCCCCCCGGCCGCAGCGCCCTGACACACGCCGCATGGAGCCGCGCGCGAATCGCCGGAGGGACATGCGCCCAGATGGAGACGATGCCCGCCCAGCGCGCCTCGCCCAGGTCGTACTCCCCCAGGTCCGCCAGGACGGTGGTGAGCGCGACGCCTCGCTCCGATGCGAGCTTCGCCGCGTTGGCCAGCCCGACCTCCGACAGGTCCACGGCCGTGACGGCATGGCCCCGCTGCGCCATGAAGACAGCGTTCCTGCCCTCCCCTTCCGCCAGACAGAGCACCGGGCCGTCTGGAATCCGCGCGGCGACCTCGCGCAGGAAGTCGTTCGGCTCCGTGCCGTACGAGGCGAATGCGTCCGAGTAACGTTCATTCCACATGTTGTCCCTCCCAACCCCTGTCAGACAGCGGCCCCGGGCTCGAAGCGCGCGAGGAAGACCTTGAACTGGAGCGATACGAAGAGCGTGCGCGGCGACACGAGCCCGCTCTGCGCGAGCAGGGAGAACAGCGCGTCATCGGACTCGATGGGCCGCATCGTCGCCAGGTGATGGCGCTTGCGCTCCAGGTCCTCCAGCGGAATGCCGTAAGCCCGCCACCGGCGCAGCTCGATGTTGGACAGCTCGGGGTCCTTGCCGATGCGGCACCCGAGGACCAGCGGCGCGCCGGGCTTGAGCCGCCGGGTCACCTCGCGCAGCAGCGAGAGCCGCGCCGCGTCACCCTCCACGTGGTGCAACACCCCCATCAGCTGCGCCCCATCGAACGGCGGACCCGGAGGCAGGGTGTGCAGCTCACCGAGGTGCAGCCGCGTCCGCGAGAGGATTCCCTCCGAGGCCAGTCGCTTGCGAGCCACGTCGAGCATGGGCTCGGAAGGCTCCACGCCGGTGAAGCTCCAGCCCGGCACGTCGAAGCGGGTGTACGGCAACAACTCCGCGCCCGTGCCCAGCCCCACGAAGAGCAGCGAGGCCGAGTCCTGGCCATCCAGCTGCGCGGTCAGCGCGCTGACGCCCAGCTCATACACGGCCTGGAAGCCCGCGAGGCTGATGGCGGCCTGGGCGTCGTAGTGGGCCGCGCGGTCGGCACCGAAGCCCGGGACGGGGTGGTGGGTTGCGGGGATGGGATGTTCATGGGCCACGAGGGGTCCTCCAGCGGCTCGCCCGACGCGGGCGAGCCGAGAGGAAGATAGAAAGCGGCCCCGAGCCAGGGGAGAGCGAGGATTCATCTCGAATCGGCGGAACGGAGGGTTCCCCCTCCGCCCCGCTGCCCCCAGCTCGAGAGGGGGCTACTCGAAGAGGGACAGCTGTCCCAGCGAGCGCAGCTCCCCCGTCGTGTCCCGCGCCACCGCGCGAATGCGGACGTGCGACACGGGTGTCGTGCCCGTGAGGTCCAGCTCCATGAAGGGCCGCGACCCCACGTCCGGCAGCAGGTTGGCCATGGACGTCCACTGGGTCCCGTCCGCGCTGCCTTCCAGCACCAGCTCGCTCAGGATGCCGGACACCGCGAAGTTGCGCAGCACGGCCTTGCGGAGCACCGCCGCGCGAGGGAGCTGCAGGGCGACCTCTCGAACCCCCGACTGGAAGAGCACGATGTCGCCGAGGCTGCCCTGGGTGAGCGGGCAAGGCGTCACCGCGTTCGTGTAGGTGCACGTCGCGCCACGGCTCATCGGGACGAGCGCCCTGCGGGGCAACGCGACTTCGTCACTGGTGTAGGTGATGTCGACCGTCTCCTCACCCACCTTCGCGTCGCGCTCGACGGTGAGGAAGGCCTTGAGCCCCGCCATGTCTTCCAGGGCGTAGTCACTCAGCGTGGCGGGCGCGGTGGCCTTGGAGATGACCCAGACGGGCCTGAGGCTCGTGCCGCGAACGGTCAGCGTGTGCGCATCGGGCCCCGCGCCGTGGGTGCCGGACAGAGACTTGAAGCCCACACTCACCCCTTGAGCCGCCGCCGTGGCCGTCGGCGCGCCCGTCCACTCCTGGAGGGTGGGCATCGTTACCTCCCCTGCCTGGATGAGGAAGGCGGCCGAGACACCGCGGCCCTGGGTCCGCGCGGGCGTGTGGGCAACGAAGCACCGCGCGATGCTCCCGTTGCGAGTGTCCGCCCCCAGCAGCTCGAGCTTGAAGGTGCCATCGGCCTCGGTCTTCACCGTCTTCCAGCTCGACGAGAAGCTCGCGAGCGCGCAGGCCGAGTTCTCACTTCGGTAGAACTTCAAGAGCTCGCCGGACAGGGCCGCTCCGGCCTCGTCCACCGCCTTGCCCCTCAGGACGATGTCCTGACCCTCCTCCACCTGGCTCGCGGTACAGCCCCCACACACCACCAGCCCCCCCAGCGTCAACGTGCGCATCCATCGCATGGACACCTCCTTCATCGGTGAGCGCCGCCGACAGTGCAAAACCGGTGCAGACCTCCTCTCCCTCGACAGGCCCGGCTCCAGGCCCGGACATTCACGGCAGCGACGTCATGGCGAGCCGTCTACGCAGGTGCCACCGCCGCTTCGCAGTCCCCGACCTGGGTGTCGTGAGACATCACCTAGCGACGGGTGAATACACCCAGCTTGTCTCGGTTCCAGGCGTTGATGGTCACCGAGGTGACGCGGTTCCGGGTCGCCGCGAACAGCGCCCCCGAGAACCCGGTCGCGTTCTCGCCCGTGGTCTGGAAGTAGAAGTCGTCACCGCTGTAGTGCATGAGCGCGAAGCGCTCCGCCTTGGGCCCCACGGTGAACGAGAGCGCCCCATCGCGCTGCGACACGGTGAGGTCGCCGTAGAGGCGGTTCGGGTACGTGCCGACGTAGGCGTTCAGGTTGCGTGGGGGCGTCGGGTTCACCGCGGGCTTGGAGTACTTCGTCTGGTCCTCCGTCACCGGCTCGGCCACGAAGGGCGCGATGTAGGCCAGCCAGTCCCGCGTCGAGGCGCCGTAGCGCACGACGTCGACGAACTCGGCGGCGATGGCTTCGGGGACGCCGCGAGGGTTCGAGTTCGTGAGCACCGCGATGCCCAGCTTCTTGGAGGGGAACACGGTGATGGCCGTCGAGGCGCCGCGCTCGAAGGCCCCCGAGTGGCTCAGCCTCAGCTCTCCCGTGTTCTCGTAGTCCACGTTCCAGCCCAGGCCGTAGAAGCTGCTCCGGCCGCCGAGCTCCGTCGGACCGTGGATGACGCTGCTGGGCTTCCAGATGGTCTGAAGCTCCGCGGCGGCAATCAGCGGGGTGGGCAGCCCCGGGAAGTTGCCTCCGGCGAGCACCATCGTCAGCCACCGGGAGATGTCCCGCACGGAGGCGTTGCCGCCGCCCGCGGGCGCCTGCCCGTCGTTGTTCGCGCCCAGGTCCGGCTTCCATTGGCCGTTCACCAGGGTGTGCAGCGCCGCGCGGTTCTTGCTCGCCTGGAGCTCCGCGAAGGAGAAGCTGGAGGAGGTCATCCCCAGCGGCACGAAGAGCACCTCGCGCGCCAGGTCCTGCCACGAGCGCCCCGTCGCCGCGGCCATCGCCAGGGCCCCGGCGGTCAGGCCGTAGTTGGTATAGGCATACGAGTCGCGGAACCTCGCCAGCGGATACAGCGACAGCTTCGAGATGATCTGCTCTCCGGTGTAGCCCAGGTCCTCGAGCAGGTCCCCCACGTGGTCTGGCAGGCCACTGCGATGTGAGAACAGGTCCGCGGCCGTGACGTGCTGGCTCACCCAGGGGTCGGCCAGGGCGAAGCTCGGGCGCACCGTCTGCACGGCGTCGTTCCAGCCGACCTTGGCCAGCTGCCGCGTCAGCGCGGCGGCGATGACCGTGGAGCTCAAGGGCTTGGAGACGGACGCGAGCTGGAACACGGTGTCCGGGTCCACATCTCCCGCGACACCGGCCTGCCGGTCACCGAACCCTTTGAGGTAGCGGACCACGCCGTCGTAGACCACGGCGACCGCGATTCCAGGCACGGTGGTCGCGGCCTTGTCCTTCTTCACGATGTCATCGAGGACGGCCAGCGCGCGCGTCACGCCGTCCGCGGTGATTTCGCCGGAGGACGTGGGGGCCTGGGGTGTCGCGGTGGCGCGGGGACGAGGCGGCTGCGGGGCGGCTTCCGCGCGCGGACCGGTCCCGGTGATGGCGGCACCGACTCCGGCGGCTCCCAGGCCTCGCAGCAGCGTCCTGCGCGCCATGCGGGGTGGGGCCTTGGGTGTTGAGCCATTCACATCGTCGTTCGCCATGACGCCCCCGAGCTGGCGCGCGTCGAAGAAGTTCCGACGGCGACGCCGCGCGGAGGATGGGACGCGCCCAGCGGGCACGCAATGGCCCCGGGTCCTACCGCCCATTCACTGGCGCACCATCGCGCGCTAGCGCTTGCGCTCGGTGAAGCCCTGCTTGCCCCGCTTCGCGATGAGCGTGTCCGCCGCGGCGCGGGCCTGCTTCTCATCCTTGTCCCCCAGCAGTCTTCCGAGACAAGGAGGTTGCGGCCCCTCGTCAGCGGGGCCGAATCAACCAGATTGCTCCCGTCATACGGATGCAATGACTCCGGCGCGCTCTGACCTGCTTCCGCAAGGGTCGCAAAAGACTCTCTTCTGTCCGAGAACAAGTCATGTCGCGGCTCCATCCAGAGTGCCGATGAGCCCACGCAACCCATTGAATCAACAGGGCTTCCAGGATTTCATGTCAAGCCTCATGACAGGGCGACCTCGCCCCCCTGCGCGAGGCGGCTCCACGGAAATGAGAAGAAATCTCGCAAACCATGAGAATCCCTAGAGCACTGAAACTGGTCCCTGGTTTGCTTTCTGAGGCGTCACACCGGAGGGCCAGGCCGCTCCGCCAGCCGGTGCCACCCTCGTAATCCCCTGGATGAGTGATGCTCGATCTGCGTTCCATGGCCGTGCTGGCGGGTGTCTCGTTGCTTGGCTCCGCGTGTGGAGGCCCCGAGGCTTCCGTGCCGGAGAAGGACGTCACCGGAATGACCTATGAGGAGTTCCGGAAGGTCACCTTCCAGGAGCCCGAGTCGGGCGTCTTCATCGCCTTTGGCGACCAGGCCTATGAGAGCGAGGAGCTGCTGCGCGAGGCCTTCGAGCAGGCGAACTCCGGCCTGGACACCCACCGTGGCGCGCTGGCTGTCTATTACTCCGGTGGCAAGGACGTGAAGTGGAGCGCGAGCGCGGCGCTCAACATCACCTACTGCGTGAGCAGCGGGTTCGGGAGCAACTACAGCAAGGTCGTCAGCGCGATGAACACCGCGACGAGCGCGTGGGAGGGCGCCGGCCGCATCAACTTCATCCACGTGTCCGCGCAAGACTCGAACTGCACGGCGCGCAACAACAACGTCGTGTTCGACGTGAGCCCCGTGAACGTGAATGGCCAGTACCTGGCGCGTGCCTTCTTCCCCAACTCCAGCCGCCGCAGCCGCAACGTCCTCATCGACAACTCGTCCTTCTCCTCGGGCGCCCCGGGCCTGGACGGAATCCTGCGCCACGAGCTGGGCCACACGCTCGGCTTCCGCCACGAGCACACCCGCCCCGAGGCGGGCGTCTGCTTCGAGGACAATCAGTGGCGGGGACTGACGCCCTATGACTCCAGCTCCGTCATGCACTATCCGCAGTGCAACGGCACGAACACCTGGAACCTCACGCTGACGAACCTGGACAAGCAGGGCGCGGGCATCCTCTACCCGTAGCCTGGTGGGCCGGTTCGCGAATCGGCCCGCTCAGCCACGCACGACGGCGACCGCTTCGACTTCGAACAGCATCCCGTCCAGTGCCAGCCGAGGCACGGGGATGAGCGTACACGTCGGTTTCAGTCCTTCCGTCCACACCCGGTCAAGCTCCGCGCCGATGACACGGAGCTTGTCCTGGGTGTGGTCCACCACGAGCAACGTGAGCTTGGCGACGTCGCTCACGCCCGCCCCCGCGGACGCCAGGGCCGTGCGGACGTTCTGGAATGCCTGCCGCACCTGGAGACCGAAGTCAGGCTGGAGCGCCCCCGTCTCCGTCTCCCCACCCTGTCCCGCGAGGAAGATGAGCCGCGTGTCCGAGGCCACCTGGGCCACGTGCGAGAAGCCGTAGGGCGCCGGGTCGAACAACCCCTTCGGGTTCGTCAAGAGGAATGCGGGCTTCTTCGGCGCGTCCGTGCTCTGTCCCATGGTTCACCTGTGTTGCCCGGGCCTTCGCGACCCTCGGCGGCCCCGTCGATATGCAAAGGGACGCGCGCGTCTTCAACAGAACCTGGAATGAAAAGGGCCTCGGCGGCATGAGCATCCGAGGCCCCTGGGACGTCAGTCTCGTGGACTCACCGCGACCTCACGGCCCGTCCACCGTGAAGTCGTCGATGGCCAGACCGCAGCTCACGCCGCCCGACGTGCTCGCCAGCTTGATGAGCGTGCTGGAGGTGGTCGCAGTGAAGACGTACGTCCGCACCGTCCAGCCCGGCAGCGAGTTGGAGACACTCGTGACGGACGACCCGTAGGTGAGCTGCGCGGTGCGCGTGCCCGTGCAGCCCGGCGGGAG
This window contains:
- a CDS encoding class I SAM-dependent methyltransferase; the protein is MWNERYSDAFASYGTEPNDFLREVAARIPDGPVLCLAEGEGRNAVFMAQRGHAVTAVDLSEVGLANAAKLASERGVALTTVLADLGEYDLGEARWAGIVSIWAHVPPAIRARLHAACVRALRPGGAFVLEAYTPRQLERPGKGGPSDVSLLMTPQALRAELAGLRLERCVEVDREVSEGRFHQGPSTTVQVLGFKPGP
- a CDS encoding GNAT family N-acetyltransferase; protein product: MRRRTAPHDPAWRYEQGEGVVRALGPSPSPFDNSVCWADTDEGNADGVIQAQVEHFRALGRAFMWKVYDQDAPDDLEARLLRAGFQVESRVSLAVFDTACPLPPASTRGGVELRRVESASGLRAAMEVQEVVWKQDCQWLLQSLTEELRTQPELLRVFVGWAGEKPVCSSWLRIDEGTPFASLWGGSVHPDFRGQGLYRAMVAARAEEARQRGITYLHVEAGDMSRPILERLGFQVLSRVARCIYRPPGIP
- a CDS encoding class I SAM-dependent methyltransferase; the encoded protein is MAHEHPIPATHHPVPGFGADRAAHYDAQAAISLAGFQAVYELGVSALTAQLDGQDSASLLFVGLGTGAELLPYTRFDVPGWSFTGVEPSEPMLDVARKRLASEGILSRTRLHLGELHTLPPGPPFDGAQLMGVLHHVEGDAARLSLLREVTRRLKPGAPLVLGCRIGKDPELSNIELRRWRAYGIPLEDLERKRHHLATMRPIESDDALFSLLAQSGLVSPRTLFVSLQFKVFLARFEPGAAV
- a CDS encoding M57 family metalloprotease, which gives rise to MLDLRSMAVLAGVSLLGSACGGPEASVPEKDVTGMTYEEFRKVTFQEPESGVFIAFGDQAYESEELLREAFEQANSGLDTHRGALAVYYSGGKDVKWSASAALNITYCVSSGFGSNYSKVVSAMNTATSAWEGAGRINFIHVSAQDSNCTARNNNVVFDVSPVNVNGQYLARAFFPNSSRRSRNVLIDNSSFSSGAPGLDGILRHELGHTLGFRHEHTRPEAGVCFEDNQWRGLTPYDSSSVMHYPQCNGTNTWNLTLTNLDKQGAGILYP
- a CDS encoding serine hydrolase, producing MANDDVNGSTPKAPPRMARRTLLRGLGAAGVGAAITGTGPRAEAAPQPPRPRATATPQAPTSSGEITADGVTRALAVLDDIVKKDKAATTVPGIAVAVVYDGVVRYLKGFGDRQAGVAGDVDPDTVFQLASVSKPLSSTVIAAALTRQLAKVGWNDAVQTVRPSFALADPWVSQHVTAADLFSHRSGLPDHVGDLLEDLGYTGEQIISKLSLYPLARFRDSYAYTNYGLTAGALAMAAATGRSWQDLAREVLFVPLGMTSSSFSFAELQASKNRAALHTLVNGQWKPDLGANNDGQAPAGGGNASVRDISRWLTMVLAGGNFPGLPTPLIAAAELQTIWKPSSVIHGPTELGGRSSFYGLGWNVDYENTGELRLSHSGAFERGASTAITVFPSKKLGIAVLTNSNPRGVPEAIAAEFVDVVRYGASTRDWLAYIAPFVAEPVTEDQTKYSKPAVNPTPPRNLNAYVGTYPNRLYGDLTVSQRDGALSFTVGPKAERFALMHYSGDDFYFQTTGENATGFSGALFAATRNRVTSVTINAWNRDKLGVFTRR
- a CDS encoding RidA family protein; protein product: MGQSTDAPKKPAFLLTNPKGLFDPAPYGFSHVAQVASDTRLIFLAGQGGETETGALQPDFGLQVRQAFQNVRTALASAGAGVSDVAKLTLLVVDHTQDKLRVIGAELDRVWTEGLKPTCTLIPVPRLALDGMLFEVEAVAVVRG